The stretch of DNA CTTGACGGGCTTCTCTCCCCGCGAATGCCATCATTACTTCCAGCATTGTGGCTACAGATAATGGTGAACCGCTCTAGAACTCACTGTATACTATTGGAAAGAACGTCTCGGCGGTAAAGAACTGCACAACCGTTTCATCCTTAGCGACATCGGTGGTGTGTCATTTCTGCATGGGCTTGACTGCGACTTGGGAGGCGGGCGGGAGTGACGATACAATTTCACGCCTCGATGCAAGAAGCTACAGCAGAGAGTGGAACGACTACGCAGGGCCAGGATTTGCGTTCGACCTCTTTGATGGGGAGACGGGCTTAGTCAGAGCGGTGTCGATCAGGCGGGCTCGTACCGCTGGACGCTGATCTCGTTTGCGCGGGCGCGCATCTGCGCAGCGTCATACCAGGCCTGCATCCGCAGCAGCATATCCATGCTCACGTCAAAAGCCTTCTCGATGCGCAACGCCATCTCTGGCGATAGCGCGGCGTTACCATTCAGCAGGTCCGAAAGCGTTGCCCGGCGAACTCCCAGAATCTCGGCCGCCTTCGTCACAGTCAGACCCAACTCCTCGATGACCTCCGTGCGGATGAAGTCGCCCGGATGCGAAGGGGTCATGTTCACTTTGATACCCTTGGTAGCCATCAGTGGTAATCCTCCAAGTTTAAGCGGACGACGTAGCCGCCCTCTGCTTCAAACGTGATCCGCCAATTGCCGGCTACCGAAACGCTCCATTCGTCCTGCCGGTCACCTGAGAGCCGGTGGACGCGCCAGCCACGAGGCGCGTCGGCAATAAAGCTATCCAAGTCCTCGGCCAGGATTAAAGCCGTCAAGATCTTACGCACCCGGCCGACCAAGTCGTGCTGCAGGAATCGGGGGGCATCGTCCTCGATCAGCCGGCGTAATCCTCTGTGGCGGATAGAGCGAACGATCATCATGTGAAGTGTACGGCAACGCCGTTCACAATACAAGTCTTCTCTCGGGGGGATACTGCTGAAGCCCTCTTTGACAATGACAGGGCCGTCTCCCGGGTCTGCCCACACACCTTGTCGGACCGGCCCGATTCGGCTAGGGTAGCCCGATATTCTGGTGT from Desulfurellaceae bacterium encodes:
- a CDS encoding HigA family addiction module antidote protein: MATKGIKVNMTPSHPGDFIRTEVIEELGLTVTKAAEILGVRRATLSDLLNGNAALSPEMALRIEKAFDVSMDMLLRMQAWYDAAQMRARANEISVQRYEPA
- a CDS encoding type II toxin-antitoxin system RelE/ParE family toxin, with protein sequence MMIVRSIRHRGLRRLIEDDAPRFLQHDLVGRVRKILTALILAEDLDSFIADAPRGWRVHRLSGDRQDEWSVSVAGNWRITFEAEGGYVVRLNLEDYH